In one window of Candidatus Lernaella stagnicola DNA:
- a CDS encoding N-acyl homoserine lactonase family protein, producing MRTTRMRRSLSGAAAVGLLILLTVLAACGNRYYQATLDTQPAAASYVAPNDGAPVDRLMYLITGWARSNEGHQLAGGDADREIPIPLPVFLIEHRGEYVLVDTGMNPALGTEPSLYLGKTVAKLAEGQLQRLTLTPEWSLPARLQAMDVDPAKISTVVLTHAHFDHTGTNRAFLHAEFVSSGEVFDAGRGGGLAKGYWKKDFPDEMKMKRIDFTGTPPFLTFTGSYDMFGDGAVVLVPLPGHDPGNIGVFVRSPKGPTLLAGDAAYSMENIERLHLPGWLHDAEAEWDTLHRLKQLTETAPEIRIIPSHDPQVFRALPTAPESM from the coding sequence ATGCGTACAACAAGAATGCGTCGATCCCTAAGCGGTGCGGCGGCCGTCGGCCTCCTGATTTTGCTGACGGTGCTGGCCGCCTGCGGCAACCGTTATTACCAGGCGACTCTGGATACCCAACCCGCGGCGGCTTCCTATGTGGCACCGAACGACGGCGCGCCGGTGGATCGCCTGATGTATCTCATCACCGGCTGGGCGCGATCGAATGAAGGCCACCAATTGGCCGGCGGCGATGCCGACCGGGAAATCCCGATCCCGCTTCCCGTTTTTCTGATCGAGCACCGCGGCGAGTACGTGTTGGTGGATACCGGCATGAATCCCGCGCTGGGAACCGAGCCGTCTCTCTATCTGGGCAAAACCGTCGCCAAGTTGGCCGAGGGGCAACTCCAGCGCCTGACGTTGACGCCGGAATGGAGCCTGCCTGCCCGGCTGCAGGCGATGGATGTCGACCCGGCGAAAATCTCCACGGTCGTGCTGACCCATGCGCACTTTGACCACACGGGCACCAACCGGGCCTTCCTGCACGCCGAGTTCGTTTCCAGCGGCGAGGTGTTCGATGCCGGACGCGGCGGCGGCTTGGCCAAGGGCTACTGGAAAAAAGACTTCCCGGACGAGATGAAAATGAAGCGCATCGATTTTACCGGCACGCCACCGTTTCTGACCTTCACCGGATCCTACGACATGTTTGGTGACGGGGCCGTGGTGCTGGTGCCTCTCCCCGGCCACGACCCAGGCAATATCGGCGTGTTCGTGCGGTCCCCGAAGGGGCCGACGTTGTTGGCCGGCGATGCCGCATATTCGATGGAAAATATTGAACGACTCCATTTGCCCGGCTGGCTGCACGATGCCGAGGCCGAGTGGGATACTCTGCACCGTCTCAAGCAACTGACCGAAACGGCGCCCGAAATCCGCATCATCCCCTCGCACGATCCGCAAGTTTTCCGGGCGTTACCGACGGCGCCGGAGAGCATGTGA